In a single window of the Lepidochelys kempii isolate rLepKem1 chromosome 21, rLepKem1.hap2, whole genome shotgun sequence genome:
- the KCNA2 gene encoding potassium voltage-gated channel subfamily A member 2 has translation MTVATGDPTDEAAALAGHPQDTYNPETDHECCERVVINISGLRFETQLKTLAQFPETLLGDPKKRMRYFDPLRNEYFFDRNRPSFDAILYYYQSGGRLRRPVNVPLDIFSEEIRFYELGEEAMEMFREDEGYIKEEERPLPENEFQRQVWLLFEYPESSGPARIIAIVSVMVILISIVSFCLETLPVFRDENEDLHGGGMSHHPYSNSTMSYQQSTSFTDPFFIVETLCIIWFSFEFLVRFFACPSKAGFFTNIMNIIDIVAIIPYFITLGTELAEKPEDGQQGQQAMSLAILRVIRLVRVFRIFKLSRHSKGLQILGQTLKASMRELGLLIFFLFIGVILFSSAVYFAEADESESQFPSIPDAFWWAVVSMTTVGYGDMVPTTIGGKIVGSLCAIAGVLTIALPVPVIVSNFNYFYHRETEGEEQAQYLQVTSCPKIPSSPDLKKSRSASTVSKSDYMEIPEGVNNSNEDFREENLKTANCTLANTNYVNITKMLTDV, from the coding sequence ATGACAGTTGCTACTGGAGACCCCACGGATGAAGCAGCAGCTTTGGCAGGTCATCCTCAGGACACCTATAACCCTGAAACTGATCATGAATGCTGCGAGAGGGTGGTCATTAACATCTCAGGGCTGCGGTTTGAAACGCAACTAAAGACGCTAGCTCAGTTTCCAGAGACCTTGCTAGGAGACCCTAAAAAGAGAATGAGATATTTCGATCCTCTCCGGAATGAGTATTTCTTTGACCGAAACAGACCCAGCTTCGATGCTATTTTGTACTACTACCAATCGGGGGGCAGGTTAAGGAGGCCTGTCAACGTGCCCTTAGACATCTTCTCGGAGGAGATCAGGTTTTATGAACTCGGGGAAGAAGCCATGGAGATGTTCCGAGAGGATGAAGGATACATTAAGGAAGAAGAAAGGCCTTTACCGGAGAATGAGTTTCAGAGACAAGTGTGGCTGCTTTTTGAGTATCCAGAAAGCTCGGGGCCTGCCAGGATTATAGCTATTGTCTCTGTCATGGTGATTCTAATCTCCATCGTGAGCTTTTGCCTGGAAACACTGCCCGTTTTTCGGGATGAGAACGAAGACCTACATGGTGGTGGGATGAGCCATCACCCCTACTCCAACAGTACCATGAGCTATCAGCAGTCGACCTCTTTCACAGACCCTTTCTTTATAGTAGAGACACTTTGCATCATTTGGTTCTCCTTCGAGTTCTTGGTAAGGTTTTTTGCCTGCCCCAGCAAGGCTGGGTTTTTTACCAACATCATGAACATTATTGACATTGTAGCTATCATCCCGTACTTCATCACTCTAGGGACCGAACTGGCTGAGAAACCAGAGGACGGCCAGCAAGGCCAACAGGCCATGTCTCTGGCCATCCTTCGAGTCATCCGCTTGGTGAGGGTTTTTAGGATCTTCAAACTGTCCAGGCACTCTAAAGGGCTGCAGATCCTGGGGCAGACCCTCAAGGCCAGCATGAGGGAACTAGGCCTCTTGATATTTTTCCTCTTCATTGGCGTCATCCTCTTCTCCAGCGCTGTCTACTTCGCAGAGGCGGATGAGAGCGAGTCTCAGTTTCCCAGCATCCCAGACGCGTTCTGGTGGGCAGTGGTTTCCATGACCACAGTTGGCTATGGAGACATGGTCCCTACGACCATCGGGGGGAAAATAGTGGGCTCCTTATGTGCCATTGCCGGTGTATTAACGATTGCCTTACCAGTGCCAGTCATAGTGTCCAACTTCAACTACTTCTACCACCGCGAGACGGAAGGAGAGGAGCAAGCCCAATATTTGCAAGTGACCAGCTGCCCAAAGATCCCATCTTCCCCTGACCTAAAGAAAAGCAGGAGTGCCTCCACTGTCAGCAAGTCTGATTATATGGAGATACCGGAAGGTGTAAACAATAGTAATGAGGACTTTAGAGAGGAGAACCTGAAGACAGCCAATTGCACCCTGGCTAACACAAACTACGTTAATATCACCAAAATGCTAACTGATGTGTAG